In Methanomicrobiales archaeon, the genomic window ATCGGCTACGGCGACACAACAGGAAACGGACATTCTTATTACTTATCAGGGTGGACCAGATGATGATCAGGTTATGTCCTTGTATGTGAACGCTCCTGATAATGTTAGATATAATTATTCAGCATCGGCAACAGTTACCCATCTTACAACAGATGCGATCCCTGATCCCGCTACTGCAAATGAGAAACCAACAGTAGGGGCACAGATTAAACTACTCGGTAATGGAACATCTGGTCGAGATCACGTAGTTGTTGTTGCTAACTTTGGTGACGACACTTCTCAGGTCGTCTTGGACACCTACGTCTAAATATATCCTTTTTTTTAATTGCCCTAAAAGAACATATAAATGAGATTCTGCGATCTCTAATGGAGGATAGGATGATAATAGTTAGTTTAGGTTGATAATTACCTGCTCTGTTCTCACCGAAATCAAACAATGTCCCTTTCGGCTTGCCATTGCTAAACCCAGAGAATGTCTATTATTGAGCTCATCCCTAAATTCTCCAGATCCTGAGTGAGCAGACGAAATAGACCAATCCCAGGAAGGAGTGTTCATAGCGCTCATACCGAGGAACGATCTTCTTGAATGCCTCGATCCAGGAAAAGAACCGTTCGACAGCACTCCGTTCCTTATACAGTTCCGGATTGAACCAGAAAGGTCTCCCCCGCTTGGGATGCTTTCTCGATCGTCGGTTGACCGGAATATTGCTCCGTATGCTCCGTTTTCGGTTAAATATTCAGATATCCTGCGTATCGTAGGCAGCATCCGCGGAGATCACCTCAAGCTGCGCCGGCATTCCCGGCATCCGAAATGCTTCGACGGTTTCAGCGTACAACCTCGAATCGTGGATATTCGCCGGAGCAATCACACAGGAGAGCGGGATACCCTTTGAATCCACTAAAGCGCTCAATTTGCTCCCTTTTACTTTCTTGTAGCCGTCAAATCCGATAGTTCCCCCTTTTTAGCGGGGATAGACTTTGTATCGGTAATCCCATGAGACATATCGATTTTCTGGAGGGCGTAGCCCGCTTGGAGGAGGTCGAGGAAGATCGACTGATAGATACAGTTCTGGGAGAGATAGAGGTGAAATCGATGTATCGAGGATTTATTGCCGTATTTTCGGGGAACATCACCCCAGGTACAGCCGGTGGTGAGAACAAACAGAATGCCGTTCACCATCGATCGATGGTCTGCCCGGGGCCTTCCGATGTGCGGTTTTTGCGGAGGCAGATGCTTCCTGAGAATCTCCCAGAGGTCGTCGTCGATTTCCTGGAATGCCATGACCCGAGTCCTTGTATCTCAGGGGTCTTATAATTTAGGGATGACCTTATTCATACGTATAATGCCTTCAATAGTTGTTATTCAGTACAATTCTTCTATG contains:
- a CDS encoding type IV pilin N-terminal domain-containing protein, with translation MKFFKDEEAVSPVIGVILMVAITVILAAVIAAFVFGMTGNVQTTKTVSATATQQETDILITYQGGPDDDQVMSLYVNAPDNVRYNYSASATVTHLTTDAIPDPATANEKPTVGAQIKLLGNGTSGRDHVVVVANFGDDTSQVVLDTYV
- a CDS encoding transposase produces the protein MAFQEIDDDLWEILRKHLPPQKPHIGRPRADHRSMVNGILFVLTTGCTWGDVPRKYGNKSSIHRFHLYLSQNCIYQSIFLDLLQAGYALQKIDMSHGITDTKSIPAKKGELSDLTATRK